From one Macadamia integrifolia cultivar HAES 741 unplaced genomic scaffold, SCU_Mint_v3 scaffold404, whole genome shotgun sequence genomic stretch:
- the LOC122068515 gene encoding purine permease 1-like isoform X1, which yields MEMKPMAVSHQEGLKKEDAKMSKYVRRSLLLINSAMLGIGNCGGPLIMRLYFVRGGKRIWFSSWLETGGWPFLLIPLAASYFHRRRAKRGGGGDSPDNDTKLFFMKPLVFFACVVIGILTGVDDYLYAYGMARLPVSTSSLIIASQLGFTAFFAFLLVRQKFTSYSINSIFLLTVAAVVLGLHTNGDRPANESKKEYFMGFFLTLAAAALYGLVLPMVELTYKKANQIITYSLVMEMQLVISVFATLFCTIGMLVNKDFEVIPREAREYELGESKYYLVAVFSAFIWQFFFLGSIGVIFYGSSLLAAVIITALLPVTEVLAVFFFQESFKVEKGISLALSLWGFASYFYGEFKASKKSKRTPKPVNPQLHPPLTHV from the exons ATGGAGATGAAACCCATGGCGGTTAGCCACCAGGAGGGGTTGAAGAAAGAGGATGCCAAGATGAGCAAATATGTCAGAAGATCTCTCCTCTTAATAAACTCTGCCATGTTGGGCATCGGAAACTGCGGCGGTCCACTGATAATGCGGCTTTACTTCGTGCGCGGTGGCAAAAGAATTTGGTTCTCCAGCTGGTTAGAGACTGGTGGTTGGCCCTTCCTTTTAATCCCTCTCGCCGCCTCCTACTTCCACCGCCGCCGTGCCAAGAGAGGAGGTGGCGGTGATTCACCTGATAATGACACAAAACTCTTCTTCATGAAGCCCTTAGTTTTCTTCGCCTGCGTCGTCATCGGCATCCTCACCGGCGTTGATGACTACCTCTATGCCTATGGAATGGCTCGTTTACCTGTCTCTACCTCTTCCCTTATAATTGCATCTCAGTTGGGCTTCACtgctttctttgcttttcttctAGTTAGGCAGAAGTTCACATCTTACTCCATCAACTCGATTTTTTTGTTGACGGTGGCGGCGGTGGTGCTCGGCCTCCATACCAATGGAGACCGGCCGGCTAATGAATCTAAGAAGGAGTACTTTATGGGTTTCTTCTTGACGCTTGCAGCGGCTGCGTTGTATGGGTTGGTTCTACCCATGGTGGAGCTCACTTACAAGAAAGCCAACCAGATCATCACCTACTCCCTCGTCATGGAGATGCAGCTGGTCATTTCCGTCTTCGCTACTCTCTTCTGCACCATAGGGATGCTCGTAAACAAAGACTTtgag GTTATTCCAAGAGAAGCAAGAGAGTATGAACTTGGGGAAAGCAAATACTACTTGGTGGCGGTATTTAGTGCATTTATTTGGCAGTTCTTCTTCTTGGGATCAATTGGTGTCATCTTTTATGGTTCCTCATTACTTGCTGCTGTTATAATTACAGCTCTACTACCAGTTACAGAGGTCTTGgctgttttcttctttcaagaGTCATTCAAAGTAGAGAAGGGGATTTCTCTTGCTTTGTCATTATGGGGTTTTGCCTCCTACTTCTATGGTGAGTTCAAAGCAAGCAAGAAaagcaaaagaactccaaagccAGTTAATCCTCAACTACATCCTCCATTAACACATGTCTAA
- the LOC122068515 gene encoding purine permease 1-like isoform X2 gives MEMKPMAVSHQEGLKKEDAKMSKYVRRSLLLINSAMLGIGNCGGPLIMRLYFVRGGKRIWFSSWLETGGWPFLLIPLAASYFHRRRAKRGGGGDSPDNDTKLFFMKPLVFFACVVIGILTGVDDYLYAYGMARLPVSTSSLIIASQLGFTAFFAFLLVRQKFTSYSINSIFLLTVAAVVLGLHTNGDRPANESKKEYFMGFFLTLAAAALYGLVLPMVELTYKKANQIITYSLVMEMQLVISVFATLFCTIGMLVNKDFEVIPREAREYELGESKYYLVALYYQLQRSWLFSSFKSHSK, from the exons ATGGAGATGAAACCCATGGCGGTTAGCCACCAGGAGGGGTTGAAGAAAGAGGATGCCAAGATGAGCAAATATGTCAGAAGATCTCTCCTCTTAATAAACTCTGCCATGTTGGGCATCGGAAACTGCGGCGGTCCACTGATAATGCGGCTTTACTTCGTGCGCGGTGGCAAAAGAATTTGGTTCTCCAGCTGGTTAGAGACTGGTGGTTGGCCCTTCCTTTTAATCCCTCTCGCCGCCTCCTACTTCCACCGCCGCCGTGCCAAGAGAGGAGGTGGCGGTGATTCACCTGATAATGACACAAAACTCTTCTTCATGAAGCCCTTAGTTTTCTTCGCCTGCGTCGTCATCGGCATCCTCACCGGCGTTGATGACTACCTCTATGCCTATGGAATGGCTCGTTTACCTGTCTCTACCTCTTCCCTTATAATTGCATCTCAGTTGGGCTTCACtgctttctttgcttttcttctAGTTAGGCAGAAGTTCACATCTTACTCCATCAACTCGATTTTTTTGTTGACGGTGGCGGCGGTGGTGCTCGGCCTCCATACCAATGGAGACCGGCCGGCTAATGAATCTAAGAAGGAGTACTTTATGGGTTTCTTCTTGACGCTTGCAGCGGCTGCGTTGTATGGGTTGGTTCTACCCATGGTGGAGCTCACTTACAAGAAAGCCAACCAGATCATCACCTACTCCCTCGTCATGGAGATGCAGCTGGTCATTTCCGTCTTCGCTACTCTCTTCTGCACCATAGGGATGCTCGTAAACAAAGACTTtgag GTTATTCCAAGAGAAGCAAGAGAGTATGAACTTGGGGAAAGCAAATACTACTTGGTGGCG CTCTACTACCAGTTACAGAGGTCTTGgctgttttcttctttcaagaGTCATTCAAAGTAG
- the LOC122068512 gene encoding protein N-terminal asparagine amidohydrolase-like translates to MGESEFHTESDGYSFPLCQKIAEALQQAKKIFIFKLSVLKHNTRRDSDANAYPIFTGFVVETFTGLVRPAIFDTSLRCPDEMVRRIRVMVFSEEPTWSWSGKLLETYDTHSDQFQFAPCSWYGNVQISGYAHFSRETSL, encoded by the exons ATGGGTGAATCAGAGTTCCATACAGAATCAGATGGTTATTCTTTTCCTTTGTGTCAAAAAATAGCTGAAGCATTGCAGCAAGCAAAGAAGATTTTCATATTCAAACTGTCTGTTCTTAAGCATAATACTAGAAGAGATTCTGATGCAAATGCATACCCCATTTTCACTGGGTTTGTG GTAGAGACATTCACTGGATTGGTCAGGCCAGCCATCTTTGATACAAGCTTAAGATGTCCAGATGAAATGGTCAGGAGAATCCGAGTGATGGTATTCTCAGAAGAACCCACTTGGAGTTGGAGTGGCAAGTTGCTTGAAACATATGATACCCACAGTGATCAATTTCAATTTGCACCATGCTCTTGGTATGGTAATGTCCAAATTTCTGGATATGCACATTTCTCCAGAGAAACCTCTTTGTAG